The genomic interval ACCCATCCCAGTGAGGGCATCACCGGGATTGACGAAGAGGGGCCGATCTGGGCCGGAAACCAGCGCATGCTGGAGCGGATGGGGGCGCGGGTCGATACGGCCGGGACGCAGCGGCTGAAGGCCTCGGCCCAAACCGTCACCTGGATCGGGCGTGGCGAGCAGCTGATCGGCGGCGTCACGGTGGCAGACCGCCCGCGGCCAAGCTCTGCCGCCGGGCTTTCGCAACTGCGTGCGGCGGGGGTGGCGCAGCTGGCCCTGATGACCGGGGATCGCCGCCCGGTGGCCGAACGGATCGGGCGGGAGCTCGGCTTTTCCGATGCGGAAATCCACGCCGAATTGTTGCCGGAAGACAAGGTCAAACTGGTTGCCGCGCTTGCCGAAAAGGGCCGAACGGCCTTCGTCGGCGACGGGGTGAATGATGCCGCTGCCCTTGCCCGGGCGGATGTCGGCGTCGCCATGGGGGTTGCGGGCAGCGAAGTGGCGCTGCAGGCCGCAGATGTGGCGCTTCTGTCCGAGGACATGACCCGCCTTGCCGCCGCCCGGACACTGGCCTTGCGTACCCGCCGGATCATCCGGCAGAACCTCGGCTTTGCCCTGGCGATGATGGTGCTTCTGGTGGTCTCGGCGCTATTTTTCGAGCTGCCTTTGCCGCTTGCCGTCATCGGCCATGAAGGGGGCACGGTTCTGGTGGTGCTAAACGGGTTGCGGCTGCTCGCCGATCCGATCCGCAATGATCGCGGCGCGGCGCGAAAAGCGGCCTCGCATCCCTCCTCCCAACCTCAAGAGGTTTCCCATGTATAAGCACATCCTTATCACCACCGATGGCTCTGAGAACGCGGGCCTCGGCCTTGAGCATGGCATTGCACTTGCATCCAGCATAGGCGCTGCGGTGACGATCCTGACTGTGACGCCGCCCTTCCCGATTGCAGCAGCGGCGATGGGGGCCGGGGCATACACGCCAGCGGCGGTTCTCGAGGGCTATGATCAGGCGCAGCGCGAAACGGCAGAACGGATCCTTGAGGCCGCCGCAGAGCGTGCGAGACATGCGGGCGTTTCTGCAACCGCCCTGCATGTGCCTGATGCCACGCCTGCTGATACTATCTTAGAGCGCGCCGAGGCTCTCGGTTGCGATCTCATCTGTATGGCCTCTCACGGGCGGCGCGGGCTGAAGCGGATGCTACTTGGCAGTCAGGCAACCGAGGTTGTCACCCGTTCCGCAATCCCCGTCTTGGTCGTGCGGGCCTGACACCCCTTGGCCCGCTGCGAAGCGGGCCGGGCCGAATACAGAAGGTTGGGATGACCCGAACACCTGCAGAATTCTGGCGAGAGCATTAGATTTTCCTTCCTTTCGGGGGGAAAGAGAGGTCGCATGGAGCTCTGAAGCCTGCGGAAAAGCAAATGAGCGATGCGTGGCTATCAGATGCTACGAGCCCGCATGGTGTTCGCGGTAAGGCCAAGTCAACGCCGCGAGCTCGATTGTTCGTGGTGCACATCTGCTTCTCCTGATCTGTCCGCGACCGTTGCGCCAAAAGTCTCCTTGTCGTGTTCACTGCGAACTATCGCTGCGATCGGCGGCCTATGGTTAGGACCCATTGATTAGGTAATGATTTCATCAATCAGAATTCTGTCAGGAGGCCAAAAAACGTCGATTTAGCAAACTTGACCTGAATCAAAGCTGGAACATATCATGGAGTATAGTCTGAGATTGGCGGGGAATCTGCTGCCCTACGCACACGGATCGGAGACTGAATGATCCCCCTGATAGGGGCTTGGTGCCCGAGACTGACTGGCGGTCTTGTCGAAAACGTATCTTCGGATAGTCCTCTCGGTATCACGGGATCCGATCTGCAACAGCTAAGGCCCGCGCTGATGGTCAAAGCGAACCAGAAAGTTGCCGCGGGCGATATCCTCTTTCGTGATCGCAAGCGGTCATGGATCACCGCAGTCGCCCCTGCAGCCGGGCGGGTATCAAAGCTTGAACTTGGCGCTCGTCGCAGCCTTTCTGAGCTGGAAATCCTTCCCGAGGGCGATGCCGTGCGGCAGTTCACGACAGATGTCGCGGATCGCGCGCAGCTGATTGATCTCATGATCGCCTCGGGGCTCTGGACCGCGTTGCGAACGCGCCCTTTCGGGCGGATCCCCGATCCATCGACACAGCCCGAGGCCCTGTTCGTCACGTTGACCGAGGGCGCTCCGGGCATGCCTGATCCTGCGGCGATCCTGCCTGATCTCATGGATTGGTTCACGCGCGGGCTGAGTGCTTTGACGATGCTTTCAGATGGGCCGGTCAACCTCTGCCATCCCCCCGATCTAGCCCTGCCAGAAGTCTTAGGCATCCGCACCCACCCATTCCGCGGAGGTCTGGCCTCGGCGCATATCCATACCCTGCATCCGGTCACCCATGGTGGGATGGTCTGGCAGATCCACTGGCAAGAGGTCGCGGCGCTTGGCCATCTACTGAAGACCGGCACGATCTGGCCGCGCCGCATCGTCGCGCTTACCGGGTCCGCAATGGCCCGTCCCGGCCTGATTGCCGCCCCGATCGGTGCGCGCCTGCATGATCTTGCCGCTGGAAGGCTGAAGGATACAACCCTGCGCCTGCTGGCGGGCGGAGAAAATGGCAGCCCGGCCACCTTTCTGCGGCCAGGCATCCGTCAGATCTCAGCCGTCCCGCACGAAAGGGCCGATCACCGAAAGGGCTGGTTCATGCGGCTGACGGCGCCGCGCATAGCCGCCCTCATCCCAAACCCATGGGACGAGGTTACGATGCCCCCGGGGATACTCGCGGTTCCGCTTTTACGCGCACTCGCCTCGGGAGATCTCACAGCGGCGCGAGATCTGGGTGTTCTTGGCCTGATCGAGGAGGACCTCATGGCATTGAATGCCCGCCTGCGAGGGCACCCCGATTACCGCGTTCTGCTGCGCCAGACCCTTGATGAGTTGGAGGCTACGATATGAGGCCGGGACTGCTGAGGGATGATCTTGCGGCTATCCTCGCCTTGCTGCCGCCTCTTGCCTGGCTATGGCCGCAGGACCATTGGGTCGCATCGCGGCTGCTGTTCTGCGCGGTACTGATCTTTGGCTGGCAGGCTCTGTTCGCGCAGGTCAGACGCCAAGGGATGGGGTTGCACGGTGCTGTCGCAGCCATGCTGGTCGCCCTGTTTGCGCCCATGGGCGTACCCTTCTGGCAATTGGCCTTGGGCGTCAGTTTCGGCATGGTGCTGGGTGAGGCGATCTTTGGCGGGAGAGGCCGCAACTTCGTGCAGCCAGTGGCGCTGACATTCGCCTTCATGGCCTTTTCCTTTGCCGATCAGCCCTGGCGTCAAGGCCCGGATCTGCCGCTGATCGCCATCCTGCCTGCCTTGGCTTTTCTGGTGATCACAGGGCAGGCGCGCCTCACAGTGTTGGCCGGTCTTGCAGCCGGGCTTGCCGGAGTCAGCGCGCTGATCGCGCCGGAGCAGATGACCATGTTGATCACGGGCACGTTGCTGCTGGCGCTGCTTTTCCTGACCGCCGATCCGGCTGTATCGGGTGCGACATCCCTTGGCCGCCTGGCATATGGAGTGCTGGCTGGTGGGTTGACCGCCTTGTTCGCGGCCTCCGGTCCTGTCTTTGGCGCAGTGGTTTTTGCCACATTGCTGGCGCAGATATTTGCGCCGCTGCTGGACCATATCGCAATCGTAATCCATTCCGCATGGATGCATCACCGTGCTCGGAGGCTGCGCAATGGCTAAGGCTTTCCAACGCTTCCTGGCCCGTCCCAACAGCGATCCGGTGAAATCCATCGGCATGGCGGCGCTGGTCGCCGCCATCTGTGCCTTGATCGTTGCCGGGACCGCCGTCACCTTGCGCCCGCTGATCGAAGAAAACCGCCTCGCTGCGCGCGCCGGTCAGATGGCGGCAATGCTGGAAAGCGTACCAGGTATCTCCGATCTGCTCGATGGTGGCGGGATCGAAACCCTGATCGTCGATCTGGCAACGGGTCGGATTTCGCAGACAGACCCCACCGATTTCGACCAAACCGCAGCGGCAGCAGATCCTGATCGCAGCACCGCGCTGCCTCCGGCGGCCGATCTTGCCGCGATCAGCCGGCGCGAGAATGAATCGCTAATCTGGCTGGTGCGCGAGGGGGACGAAATCCGGCTTCTGGTTCTACCGGTGCGCGGTGCGGGCTATCAATCCACCATCCGCGCCTATCTGGCGCTGGAGGGCGACCTGAACACCGTCGCCGCTTTCACGGTCTATGAACAGGGCGAGACCCCGGGCTTGGGATCGCGCGTGACCGAGGCCGAGTTTCGCAACGGCTGGACCGGGCGTCGCATTTTCGAGGGGGACGTGATCCTGATCGACACAGTTTCAGGTGCATCCGGGGATTTTGAGGTCGAAATGATCTCGGGGGCCTCCGTCACCAGCTACGGCACCATCGACATGGTGCATTTCTGGCTGGGCCCCGATGGTTTCGGTCCCTTCATGGGGTCTGATGCCGGAGAGTGCAGAATCCTACGCTAAGCGCTGAGAACCCGTTTCCCGTAATCGCGTAGATTGCCGTTCGGGTCGACATATCGGTAGAGTGTGACCGGTTTGACCCCCAATTCCTTACAGAGTTCTGAAACCGATGTGTCGCGGCTAGCCATTGCGGCCTGAGCCATGCGGACCTGCGCTTTCGTCAGCGCAAACTTTCTTCCTCCCTTTCGGCCGCGCGCGCGGGCGGCTTGGAGCCCCGCCATCGTGCGTTCGCGGATCAACTCGCTTTCAAATTCGGCAAGCGCAGCAAAGATGCCGAATGAAAGCCTTCCAGCCGCAGTCGTTGTGTCAATCTGCGCCCCTTGCCCGGTGAGAACTTTGAGGCCAACGCCACGCTCGGACAGCATGCTGACGGTTTTGACAAGGTGGTGGAGGCTGCGCCCCAAGCGGTCGAGCTTCCACACGATCAGCACATCCCCCTCACGCAATGCTTTGAGGCAGGCCTCCAGACCGGATCGGTCATCCTTCTTGCCGGACGCCAGATCTGAGTAGATCTGGTCCTCCTCGACGCCGGACGCGATCAATGCATCTCGTTGCAAGTCGAGGGACTGGCTGCCGTCAGCTTTCGAAACCCGCGCATAGCCGATCAGCATGTTTCACAAACGTTCGTTTGAGGTGTTCTGGAAAGCGGCGCGCTTTCGGCCATCCGAACAATTCCTTATTCAATATCTTAATCATCAATACGCAAACCATATGTAGAAAGCAAAAGAAATATGGCGCATCGTACTATCCTCACCGAGCGTCAGCGCTCAGTACTTTTTGATCTTCCGATCGATGAAACGGCGATGTTGCGCCACTACATCCTTGCGGACGACGATCTGGAAATCATCCGCGCCCGCCGCCGCCCCCACAATCGTTTTGGGTTTGCTCTCCAGCTTTGCGCATTGCGCTATCCCGGTCGGTTGTTGACCCCGGGCGAGGTCATTCCAATGGAGATCACGCGCTTCCTGGCTGCACAGCTTGGGCTGAAGTCAGACGATCTGGCTGGATATGCAAGCCGCGAAGAAACGCGTCATGAACATCTGGCGGCCCTGCGGGATCTCTATAGCTACAAGATGTTCACTGGCCGAGGATCGCGCGACCTGAAGGCCTGGCTGGAGAGAACAGCCGAAACTGCCCGGTCGAACGAGGACTTGGCGCGGCGTTTCGTGGAACAATGCCGGGCGACCCAGACCATTCTCCCAGGGATCACGGTTATCGAACGCCTTTGCGCGGATGCACTCGTTGCTGCAGAGCGACGGATCGACGCTCGGATTGCCGACCGGCTGGATGATGAGATGTGCAGCCGACTTGACGCCTTGCTGACGGAAATGGCGGACGGTTCTGTCACCCGCTTTGTCTGGCTGCGCCAGTTTGAGGTGGGCCAGAACTCGGCCGACATGAACCGGCTGCTCGGCCGGTTGGAATTCTTGCAGACCATGGCCGTGGACCGAACCGTCCTGTCGGGTGTGCCGCCCCACCGTATCGCGCGCCTCCGACGGCAAGGTGAACGTTACTTCGCCGGAGATCTGCGGGATATCTCCGGCGACCGCCGCCTTGCCATCCTCGCGGTCTGCGCTCTGGAATGGCGCAGTGCCATTGCCGATGCCGTGGTCGAAAGCCATGACCGGATTGTGGGGAAGACGTGGCGCGAGGCGAAACGCGTATGCGATGCTCGGGCAGATGACGCCAAGGCTGCTTTGAAAGACACCTTGCAGGGCTTCTCAAATTTTGGATCAGCTCTGCTGGAAGCACATGAAGATCAGGCCTCCCTGATCGAGGCCATTCAAAACGCCGGAGGCTGGTCATCGCTGAGGGGGCTTGTTTCCACCGCCGCCCAACTGACCGACACATTGGCGGCTGATCCACTGGCACATGTTGTTCACGGGTATCATCGCTTCCGACGCTATGCGCCGCGCATGCTCCGGGCGCTCGATATTCAGGCGGCCCCGGTGGCCGAACCGTTGCTTGCCGCCGCCGACATCGTCGCGGGTACGGAAACGACAACTACCCGGCCACTGACCTTTCTGCGCCGGGCTTCGAAATGGCATCGACACTTGAATCACGACGATGGGAACCGGCTTTGGGAGGTGGCGGTCCTGTGCCACCTACGCGACGCATTCCGTGCCGGCGACATCTGGCTCGCACATTCCCGCCGGTATGGTGATCTCAAGGACGCGCTGGTTCCGACGGAAGTTGCCAGGGCCACGCCAAAACTGGCCATGCCGTTTGAACCGGAGCTCTGGCTCGCGGATCGAAAATCTCGCCTAGCAGATGGCTTGGAACGACTGGCCCGCGCCGCCAGGGCGGGTGCCATTCCGGGAGGTTCTATCGAAGATGGCGTGCTCAAGATCGACCGTCTGACGGCCGCTGTCCCCGAAGAGGCCGATGCCATGGTGCTCGATCTCTACAACCGCCTGCCAGAGATCAGGATCACAGACCTCCTGCTCGAAGTGGATGACGAGATCGGCTTTACCGAGGCCTTCACCCATCTGCGCACCGGCGTTCCATGCAAAGACAGGGTCGGCATGTTGAACGTGCTGCTGGCTGAGGGGCTGAACCTTGGCCTCAGCAAAATGGCTGGGGCCACGAACACCCATGATTATTTCCAGCTCTCGCGCTTGTCGCGCTGGCATGTGGAAAGCGAGGCGATGGCACGCGCCTTGGCCATGGTGATCGAAGGTCAATCTGCCTTGCCGATGGCCCGGTTTTGGGGCGCAGGGCAGACCGCTTCGAGCGACGGGCAATTCTTCCCGACCACGCGCCAGGGCGAGGCGATGAACCTGATCAACGCCAAATACGGCCATGAACCCGGTCTGAAAGCCTATACCCATGTCTCTGACCAGTTCGGCCCTTTCGCCACCCAGACCATCCCGGCCACGGTGAACGAGGCCCCTTACATCCTGGACGGCCTGTTGATGACAGACGCAGGTCAGAAAATCCGCGAACAGTATGCCGACACGGGCGGCTTTACCGACCACGTCTTCGCCGTCACTGCCCTTCTGGGCTTTCAGTTCATCCCCCGCATCCGGGATCTGCCATCCAAGCGCCTCTACCTCTTCAATCCGGCATCCTGCCCGAAAGAATTGAAGGGGTTGATCGGCGGCAAGGTCAGGGAACCTGTCATCAGCTCGAACTGGCCCGACATCCTACGCGCAGCGGCCACCATGGTGGCGGGCGCGATGCCGCCAAGCCAACTCTTGCGAAAATTCGCTGCATATCCCCGACAGCATGAACTTGCGGTCGCATTGCGCGAAATCGGCCGGATCGAACGGACGCTGTTCATCATCGATTGGCTGCTGGATGCCGACATGCAACGCCGTGCCCAAATCGGCCTGAATAAGGGCGAAGCGCATCATGCGCTGAAAAACGCCCTGCGCATAGGGCGCCAAGGTGAAATCCGTGATCGAACAGCCCAAGGCCAGCACTTCCGAATGGCCGGGCTGAACCTCCTCGCCGCCATCATCATTTACTGGAACACCAGACATCTCGGTCACGCTGTCGATAGTCGCCGCAGTGATGGTTTGGACTGCTCAGCAAACCTTCTGGCGCATATTTCACCCCTCGGGTGGGCGCACATCCTTCTCACCGGTGAATACAGGTGGCCCAAAAGATGACCAAACGGCCTTAGCGTAGGATTCTGCACTCTCCGGCATCAGACCCCAGGAGACGGCGTAACGGACATAGAAGTACACCGCGTACAGGATCACCGACTTCGGATAATGCAGGCTTTGTTGCGCTATCCCTCGGGTCGGCGGTTCATGTTTGTGAGTCAGCGGGTTAGATTGACCGTATGAGCAAGCCTGTCCCCCTTTTCCGCACGACGAACTGGTCCAGCTACAGTCAGGCTCTGAAGCGTCGCGGCTCCCTGATGGTGTGGTTTGACCCGGAGATGGCATGGTTTGCGGTGCCGAGCGGCAAGGCGGGTCATCCTGAGAGGTTTTCGGCAGCGGCCATACAATTCTGCCTGTCGATCAAGGTGCTGTTCGGGCTGCCGCTGCGGCAGACGACTGGGTTTGTGGAGAGCCTTCTTGCTCTGAGCGGGTTTGACTGGCCGGTGCCGGATTACACGACGCTCTGTCGCAGGCAGAAGCACCTGAAGGTGCAGATCCCATATCGTGCGGCGTCCGGGCCGCTGCATCTGCTGGTGGACAGCACCGGGATCAAGTTCTCAGGGGAAGGCGAGTGGCAGGTTCGTAAACATGGAGCCAGCCGCCGCAGGCAATGGCGCAAGATCCACATAGGTATCGACGCTGATACGCTGGAAGTGCGAGCCGTCGAGATGACCAGCAACCGTATCGGCGATGCGCCCGTTCTGCCCGACTTGCTGGCGCAGATCCCGATGCAAGAGCGGATCGGCAGCGTCACCGCCGACGGCATCTATGACACCAAAGGGTGTCACACCGCCATCGCAGCCCGAGGTGCCGATGCGATCATACCTCCGCGACGAAATGCCAGGGACTGGAAGGGCCATGATCCCGGCCTGCAGGCGCGAAATGAGGCGCTACGTGCCTGCAAACGGTTCGGTCGGGCGAACTGGAAGAAATGGTCCGGATATCACCGACGAAGTCGCGTCGAGGCCAAGATGCGATGCCTCAAACTTCTGGGCGAGCGCATCATGGCCAGAGACTTCGACAGGCAGGATGCAGAGGTTCAAATCCGCATCGCACTCATGAACCGCTTCACTTCACTCGGCACGCCCGAGACCTTCCGCATGCACTGAAGATATCTGGGAAAGGGATACGTGCGGCCTCGAGCCGAGTAGCGCAACAAAGCCTCTCCGATGCAATGGCGGCGTTGGGGCTGAATTTGGGTTGCGTCGGCATTCCCAGATAGTCCTATTTGCTCGACACTTCCTCAGGTCGCTGCATCATGCCCATTTGCATTCAGCTAGCGTCCAACGGATGCGATTGTGTCGAACGACAATTCTATCGGCTTAGCGTGCGGGACCAGTGCATTCGGTTGGGCGCAAAGAAGGCGTATCACGCCTGAATGCGTTACGACTAAGGGTGTTGCACCCGCGAGATACGGCAAGACTTTCGCGACACGCGAACGAAACGCTTCGATTGTCTCGCCCCCCTCGGGATCTTGCAATCTGTCGCGCTCTGATTTCGGGCGTCCCTCGAGGACACCCCAGTGCCGCTCAGAGAGGCCCATTAACGGCATAACCCGCAAACCATCCGTTCAAGGGGCGGCCAGAAGGCCGTCAAAGGTCAGATTAATTTGGCGGAGGGCCGCCATATCGATGGTTCTGCCGTGATCGGTGGTCTGGCCCAATGGGCCAGAAAGGTTGCCGGACAAACAAACCATCCAGAACCGCCGCTTGAAGCATCAGCGTCAAGCAGCATAACCTGAAACCGATGAGCCCAAGCCACCCGCTACAGAACTAGGCCGCCTGTTCCAAATCATTCGATGACGGACAGAGTAGCTTAAATTCGGCAAGATCTTGTCCAAGAGATGTGGTGTAGCTCATCAACTCCGGATCCTGAGCGGTGTCACTCGCCACAATTTATCCGCAAGCTGGCATCCCCAATGATGCGCCAGCCAACTTCGTCGACAAGAGTGATGTGCGGTACTGATATGAACTCTCCTGAAGTCTCAACGGTGAACGGTTCTGACACATGCTGTCCCGCCTGCAATTGTCGATCCGAAGAGTCAAATGGTCCTTCTGATCCTATACTGATGGTCATTGAGTTTCCGGTGGAAGATAACTCAAAGTAGAAATTCTCACCGTCAGGTGCCGTCCCGGGGCCCATGATTTCGATATCCTCGAAGTTGTCCTCAAGAAAGATGCCACAAACGGTCGTCGTAAACTCATATGTACCGACGGGCGATTCAAGCACGCCTGTTTTACCGGGAGGTAAATCATCCAGTATCGGCGTTTCAGCAAAAACACTGCCAGCGACATGTAGCCCGATAAAGACAGTCAGAATTACAAGGCCAGGCGAAGGCGCGTTACGCATGTTTGGTTTGATGCCTCCAGTTGGCGCTTCTGTTCGCCGATTTCATGGATAGGACCAGCCATCATGTTCGACCCGGAAAATGCGTAAGGGCGCGTTCTGGCGCGTTGTGTCCGGACGGATATAGTAAACAACGCGTTGATTTCGGCCAAAGTTGGTGAAATCGACGTTGATGGTGATCATGCCGCGCAGCATGGGGGTGTCGGGATCAGGTGTCGGCTCTCCGATTGTGCCGTTGAAATCCTGCGCGCCGTAAATCGGATGTGCGCCGATCCGACCTGACGCAAACAGGGCCACGATATCGCTGGTAAAATAATGATTTGCCACGTCAGTGTCCAACACACTGGGCAGATTGCTGTTCTCGGACTGAAACTGACGTTCGTAGAGTTCACGCACCAGATCCACGGCCTGCGCGACCGGATCGAGCCCCGCTTGCGCGGTATAGGGTTCATGCTCGGGTTGCGGCGATGTTTCCGCAGCGGGTGCATATGTCTCGACTCCATCTGGGGTGATGAAGCGCTGCGCCACCCATCCGGCCTTGCTCATTGTCGCATCGCGCATCAGACACCAGCGCGCTGGCAAGGCTTCGATCTGGGCCTGGCTCATGCGGTGGTAATATTCTGCCGTGTAGAAAGGCACACAGGTCACCTGCTGCAATCCCCGCTCATTGTGACCAAAACTGTCGATCACCGGATAGCTCGTACCCGGCCCCATGCGGGCATTCAGGTGATCATTGGCCGAAACCCCGGTGACGCGCCAGGCGTCAGGGCCATGGCCGTCGATTTCAGCTACAGCAGTTACGGCTGTAAGTGTCAAAAGAACCGATGCGACGAAGACGGTTGAACGGGCCTCTGGGGTTGTCATGGCTGTACCTCGATGATTGATCGGCCAAGCACTTTTCTGTCAGTCAGGTCAAGAAAGCGCAGTTCATAGGTTCCGGGGCTGTCCGGCAGGGTCAGGTCAAGACTATTGCCTTCCACAGAGCTCGTAGCGCTGATCCAGCTGAAGTCGGCCTGATCGGCGCGCGCCAGCGCCACGCGCTGATCACGGCCGTCCTGGCTGGCGGTCCAGGTGACGGTGATTGTCTCGCCCGGTTTGGCGGTGGCGGGTGCCACAAGCCCCGCCCCATCGTCCAGCGCCGCATCTGCGGCCAGCACCTCAAACGGATGGCGCGCCATGACCCGGTTATCGATATCCAGGTGATAGCGGATTTCGTAAGCGCCCGGCTCTGTCGGCGCAGTCATCTTGACCTGCGTTGCGCTGTCGATCCGGCGATAATCGCCATATTCGCCCTCCGCAGTCCCGACCGGCACGATGGTGACATAGTCGCGCGGGTGGATCGCGCCGGTCCAGCTGATGGTCAAATCGCTGCTGGCCCGTAGACGATCCGGGCCGCTGACGGTGACGTTCCCCTCGACCACCTCGATCGGAGTGCGGGCCAGAACACGGCCAATCTGCTCCATCTGCAACCGAACCTCATAGAGGCCGGGCTCGGCGGGCGCGCGCAGACGACCCTCGGTCTGGCCTTCCATGCGGTCATAATCGGTATAGGCGCCATCCTCGGCGCCCATCGGCACGATGGTGACATAATCGCGCGGATGCAGACCATCAGCTTCCCAGGTCACGGTGAAGGCCGATCCGACCGCAACCTGCGCCGGGGCCGAAACAGTGACGGCGGCGTCAATCACCTCGACCGCGGTTGTCGCAAGCACCAACGAACCGCGCCCCTCGGTCTGAAGCCGCACCTCGTAAAGGCCCGGCTCGGCCGGGGCGCGCAGGCGGCCCTCGGACCGGCCTTCGAGGCGGTCGTAATTGGTATAGACGCCGGCCTCGGCGCCCGCAGGCACGATGGTGACATAGTCGCGCGGGTTCACATCGCCCTCGATGGTCCATGACACCGGGACAGCCGCGCCGACCACCACCTGCGCCGGGGCGGTCACGGTGACCGTGGGCAAGGGCGCCGCGGGCGTCTCGAACACCATGACATGGGTCAGGGCCTCACCCGCCGCCAGATCGAGATCCACGCTTTGCGCGCGTTCCAGAGCGGTATGATGGCCGGTGATGGTCCAGCCGCCGGGGCGAACCTCCATCACGCCGGGATTGCCGTCGAATTCAAAGCTGTCGCCGTCGCGGCTGAACTCCCAGGTGAATGGCGTGTCGATCAGCGGGCCGTCGGCGCTGTCCATCACCGCGCGCAGGGTCAGTTCGGCCAGCGCAGGTGCTGCGGGCGGGAACATCACATGCAGATTGCGCGGGCCTTCAGGGCCGAATGTGCCTTCGGTCTGGACCGGCTGGTCCCAGGCATCGGCGGTGACGGTCACCACATAATCACCAAAGGGCAGATCGAGCGTCAGCGGGTTGCCGGTGGCCTCGCTCACGAAGCTGAACTCATTGTCCGAGATCTGCCAAAACACCTCGCCCGCGACCAGCGGGGCGGAAGGCGGCTCATTCGGCCAGAAGAACACAGGCTCTGGCCCCATCCGCTCGGGGCTTTGATGGGCGGTGAAGGTGAAGGGGCCAGCGGTCGGCGCGGCGACCTGTTCCAGCGCCGCAGTCAGCTCTGCGGCATTGTCGGCGGTGAGGAAGCGGCCGCCGGTCTCTTCGGCGATGCATTGCATTTGCATCAGCGCCTCGGCCTCGCCCTTGACGTCAAAGCCGATGACATGGGCGGTGAAATCAACGCCTGCTTCATTCAGCGCGCGGGCGGCGGCGCAGGGGTCGGGGTTGCAGGT from Paracoccus aminophilus JCM 7686 carries:
- a CDS encoding histidine phosphatase family protein, encoding MPLMGLSERHWGVLEGRPKSERDRLQDPEGGETIEAFRSRVAKVLPYLAGATPLVVTHSGVIRLLCAQPNALVPHAKPIELSFDTIASVGR
- a CDS encoding IS5-like element ISPam1 family transposase, which gives rise to MSKPVPLFRTTNWSSYSQALKRRGSLMVWFDPEMAWFAVPSGKAGHPERFSAAAIQFCLSIKVLFGLPLRQTTGFVESLLALSGFDWPVPDYTTLCRRQKHLKVQIPYRAASGPLHLLVDSTGIKFSGEGEWQVRKHGASRRRQWRKIHIGIDADTLEVRAVEMTSNRIGDAPVLPDLLAQIPMQERIGSVTADGIYDTKGCHTAIAARGADAIIPPRRNARDWKGHDPGLQARNEALRACKRFGRANWKKWSGYHRRSRVEAKMRCLKLLGERIMARDFDRQDAEVQIRIALMNRFTSLGTPETFRMH
- a CDS encoding vWA domain-containing protein yields the protein MKSWLTAATLALGLALPAMAQERPNTILVLDASGSMWGQIDGVNKITIARDVVRDFVGTFPADQNLGLVTYGHRERGQCSDIQTMIDPAPGTGAEIARIVDELNPRGMTPMTDAVIAAAQALRHTEQAATVILISDGIETCNPDPCAAARALNEAGVDFTAHVIGFDVKGEAEALMQMQCIAEETGGRFLTADNAAELTAALEQVAAPTAGPFTFTAHQSPERMGPEPVFFWPNEPPSAPLVAGEVFWQISDNEFSFVSEATGNPLTLDLPFGDYVVTVTADAWDQPVQTEGTFGPEGPRNLHVMFPPAAPALAELTLRAVMDSADGPLIDTPFTWEFSRDGDSFEFDGNPGVMEVRPGGWTITGHHTALERAQSVDLDLAAGEALTHVMVFETPAAPLPTVTVTAPAQVVVGAAVPVSWTIEGDVNPRDYVTIVPAGAEAGVYTNYDRLEGRSEGRLRAPAEPGLYEVRLQTEGRGSLVLATTAVEVIDAAVTVSAPAQVAVGSAFTVTWEADGLHPRDYVTIVPMGAEDGAYTDYDRMEGQTEGRLRAPAEPGLYEVRLQMEQIGRVLARTPIEVVEGNVTVSGPDRLRASSDLTISWTGAIHPRDYVTIVPVGTAEGEYGDYRRIDSATQVKMTAPTEPGAYEIRYHLDIDNRVMARHPFEVLAADAALDDGAGLVAPATAKPGETITVTWTASQDGRDQRVALARADQADFSWISATSSVEGNSLDLTLPDSPGTYELRFLDLTDRKVLGRSIIEVQP
- a CDS encoding SH3 domain-containing protein; protein product: MTTPEARSTVFVASVLLTLTAVTAVAEIDGHGPDAWRVTGVSANDHLNARMGPGTSYPVIDSFGHNERGLQQVTCVPFYTAEYYHRMSQAQIEALPARWCLMRDATMSKAGWVAQRFITPDGVETYAPAAETSPQPEHEPYTAQAGLDPVAQAVDLVRELYERQFQSENSNLPSVLDTDVANHYFTSDIVALFASGRIGAHPIYGAQDFNGTIGEPTPDPDTPMLRGMITINVDFTNFGRNQRVVYYIRPDTTRQNAPLRIFRVEHDGWSYP